In Asterias rubens chromosome 10, eAstRub1.3, whole genome shotgun sequence, the following proteins share a genomic window:
- the LOC117295894 gene encoding vasopressin V1b receptor-like: MDDVYNYSTTPLYTESSGDEKEIYGHDDNVRTIVISIIFVVTVIGNVLVLSWLFVHRRERTRIHVYMTFLALSDLSVAMIPLMCSLIMTLKGNVWSSTDAACRVRMLLESMALMASSNMVVAISVDRYHSVMFPLRRQLSELRVIPIAYTMALLLSLPQLHVFRKDSVNGTYRCKTIFKTGHDPYRQAYLAYIAVVVFIVPFVVISGAYLCIVAKLYSDGKNLFQSNWKKSTRWRTLKMTFVIIGAYVVCNLPYFTIELIRAVAGTSVNIVAYSILSVFAPCSSASNPYTFLFFNACRTKRTRKQGQGTTTQTAVLEQSTSPRNTRDARPGDCAYKPSKSPVKTAI; the protein is encoded by the coding sequence ATGGATGACGTGTATAACTACAGCACAACACCGTTGTACACGGAGTCAAGTGGGGATGAAAAGGAAATATACGGACACGATGATAACGTACGCACAATCGTTATATCCATCATCTTCGTTGTAACCGTCATCGGTAACGTGCTAGTACTCTCGTGGTTGTTCGTGCATCGTCGAGAGCGCACGAGAATCCACGTGTACATGACATTTCTGGCACTCTCTGATCTTTCGGTCGCCATGATACCGTTGATGTGCTCGCTGATCATGACGCTTAAGGGGAACGTGTGGAGTAGCACCGACGCTGCGTGCCGGGTCCGGATGCTGCTGGAGAGCATGGCACTCATGGCGTCTAGCAACATGGTGGTGGCAATCTCCGTGGACCGTTACCACTCAGTCATGTTCCCCCTGAGAAGACAGCTCTCAGAGTTAAGAGTCATCCCGATCGCATACACCATGGCGCTCCTGCTGTCCCTACCCCAACTCCACGTGTTCCGGAAGGACAGCGTCAACGGCACCTACCGCTGCAAGACGATCTTCAAAACTGGACATGACCCTTACCGCCAGGCGTACTTAGCATACATCGCCGTTGTAGTGTTCATTGTTCCGTTCGTCGTTATAAGCGGTGCCTATCTGTGCATAGTAGCTAAACTCTATAGTGACGGTAAGAACTTGTTCCAGAGTAACTGGAAGAAGTCGACCCGCTGGAGGACGCTGAAGATGACATTCGTCATCATCGGCGCCTACGTCGTCTGCAATCTACCCTATTTTACCATAGAGCTGATCAGAGCTGTAGCGGGGACATCGGTGAATATTGTAGCCTATAGCATCTTGAGCGTCTTTGCGCCGTGCAGCAGCGCGTCCAACCCGTACACATTCCTTTTCTTTAACGCCTGCAGGACTAAGAGGACCCGAAAACAGGGGCAGGGCACGACGACACAGACCGCCGTGCTGGAACAGTCCACGTCCCCGAGGAATACCCGGGATGCACGACCGGGTGACTGTGCTTACAAGCCCTCCAAATCGCCCGTTAAGACTGCTATATGA